From the genome of Caloranaerobacter sp. TR13:
CTTCCCCCATTGGTGTCTTATATTCTGTAACCTTTATAATCTCTAATTTCGCGTCCCCTTTATTTAAATTTTCAGCTAAAGTAGCTACAAAACTTCCTTCTGGAACATATATCATAGGTTTTTCGGTATTTGTAACTATATCTTCATTTTCGCCATCTCTTCCAATAGAAGTTATGCCTAATATTATGTCTCTATCGTAAGCATCCTCTATCAATTTGTTTAATGTAACAGTTTTACCCGCATTTTTTGCCATACCTACAATTGAAACTGTTTTATATTTTTTATCTATGATATCTATAAGCTTCATCTTTAGCACCTCGCATGTCAATTGGCAGTTACCAGGGGACAAAACTCAGTTGCCAGGGGACAGAAAGCGAAATGTAAAATGTAAAATTGAAAATTTAAAATTAAAATTTAAAGAATAACTGATAATTGAAAGCTGTTATCTATAAGCCAATAATTTTTAATCCATCGACTGTTGACTTTCGACCACTAACCATAATTAATTCTACATTTTACATTTTCAATTTCTAATTCTTTATCCCTGTTCTCTGTCCCCTGTTCCCTGTTCTCTATCATCTATTCCCTATTTTCCGCTCTTTCTCTTCTCTCTAACTTAGTTGGTTCAAGTGCTATATCATTGCCTTGTAAAAGTCCAGCTACACCTGTAAGTTTATGCTCTTTTTCTCCTCTACATACAGGGCAATTACATCCAGATTTATAATCCTCAGGCTCAGTATAAGTTGTTATAACTCCTTCAAAGTTTCTTAAAATCACCTTATTAGGAGACATAGATACTACATAGTTAGGCATTACAGGTATTTTCCCACCGCCACCAGGAGCATCTACAACAAATGTAGGTACAGCATAACCTGAAGTATGTCCTCTTAAACCTTCGATAATTTCTATACCTTTTGATACTGAAGTTCTAAAGTGCTCTATACCCATAGAAAGGTCACACTGATATATATAATAAGGTCTTACTCTAATTTTAACCAATTCATGAACTAACTTTCTCATTACATGTACGCAGTCATTTACACCTCTTAGTAATACTGATTGGTTACCTAATGGTATTCCAGCATTAGCTAATCTTTCTATAGCTTTCCTTGACTCCTCTGTAATTTCCTTTGGATGGTTGAAATGTGTATTTAACCAAATTGGATGATATTTTTTAAGCATATTAACTAGGTCATCTGTAATTCTCTGTGGTAATACAACAGGAGTACGTGAACCAATACGTATTACTTCAACATGAGGTATTTCTCTTAACTTTTTGATAATAGCCTCTAATCTTTCATCTGACACTAACAAAGCATCTCCACCTGATAAAAGAACATCTCTTACTTGTGGTGTTTTTTTAATATATTCAATAGCTGCTTCAATTCTATCCATTGGCATTGCTGCATCTTGATGTCCTGCAAATCTCCTTCTTGTACAATGTCTGCAATACATAGAACACTGATCTGTTATAAGTAAAAGTACTCTATCAGGATATCTGTGAGTTAACCCTGGAACTGGTGAATCTGTATCTTCATGTAATGGATCTAACATATCTGCTGAGCTCGTATGAGTTTCCATTATTGTAGGTACTGCTTGCATTCTAACAGGACAATTAGGATCATCTTTATCCATAAGTGAAGCGTAGTAAGGCGTTATACCCATTCTAAACTTTTCTAATGTTTCTCTTATATCTTTTTCTTCCTCTTCTGTTAAGTTTATAATTTTCTTAAGGTCTTCTACATCTGTAATTCTATTTTTTACCTGCCATCTCCAATCGTTCCATTCTTCATCTGTTACATTTTTCCAAAGTTCTATATCTCTGAAATTTACCATCAAATCTCCCCCTTTTAATTTAAATTCGATATTCGTCTTTTGATATTCGCCATTCGAAAAACGAATGACGAACAGCGAAAAGCGAACGACTAATAATTACGCATATAACTCTTCGTATATTTTTCTTAAAGCTTCGCTTTCTCTCATTATTTGTAAAGCAATTTCTGCATGACCTTTTGTATATCCATTTCCTATAATCATAGTTACATCTTTTCCTACCCCTTCTGCTCCTAATGCTGCTTTAGTAAAACTAGTAGCCATACTAAAGAAATAGATTAAACCATCATCTTTTGTCGCTAATATACTTGCCATTTCAGTGTTAGGAACGTTTACACAATTTATAGTTATATCAACCATTTCTCCATTTGTAACTTCTTTAATCTTTTCCATAACTTGGGTAGCGTTAGTTGCATCTGCTTGAATATAGTAGTCTGCTAACCCTGCCTGTTTTACTCTTTCTATGCTCTTTTGACTATGTCCTAGACAAATTACTTTTCCTGTTACTCCAACTCTTTTCTTTGCTTCATATAAACACAACATGCCAGATTTACCTGCTCCACCTATAACTAATACTGTATCCCCAGGCTTAACTAATTTTGCAGTTTGAGCTGGTGCACCAGCAACATCTAATACAGATAATGCAAGATTTTCTGGTATATCATTTGGTATTACAGCATAAATACCACTTTCAAATAGTATTGCTTTTCCTTTTATATCTACTTGGTCGATATCTTTTCTTACTTCTAGTATTTCATCTATTCTTAATGGAGTTAATGATAATGATACTAATGTAGCTATCTTATCTCCAACTTTAAGATTTGTCTTTCCTTCTAGAGCTGGTCCTATTTTTTCAACTGTACCGATTAACATACCGCCAGAACCTGTTACAGGGTTTTGATGTTTACCTCTTGTATTAACTATATTCATCATTATTTCTTTAATTTTTTCTAAACTACCACCCGCTTCTTCCTTAATTTGTGTAAAGCTTGCAGAGTCTATGTTTAATGTTTGTACATCAATTAATATTTCGTTATCGTAAATTTCCATATTGTTGTCAATTTTCAATGCAGGTTGAGGTAATACCCCCTTAGGTTCAATTACTCTGTGAGTTCCGTATGGACATCCTTTTTTCATTTTACTTTCCCCTCCTATTTTATTTTTTTACCGAATAAATATCTATGCAAGGAATATGCCAAGATTCGTCATTCGCTTTTCGTCGTTCGACGTTCACTTTTCGCGAATTAATAGTTATATGCATAAACAAAAAAACGGCTAAAAGCCGTTTTTTTTGTTTATAGTGCCTAAATTTGGGCACTTGTATTTATTTTTTTAATCCATATTTCTTCATCTTATACTGCAATGTCTGCCTAGGTATTCCAATTAGCTCAGATGTCTTAGTTATATTCCAATCTGTCATCTTAAGAGCCTCATATATTATATTTTTCTCTGTTTCCTCAAGTGTTTCTCTTAAAGGTTTTATATTGGTTGGTTTTTTTATAGTTTCCTTAAGAGGCTTTGGCAAATATTCAAGCTGTATTTCTTCTATATCATGAAGAGTCATTATACCTTCTATAACATGTTCAAGTTCTCTAACATTTCCCGGCCAATAATATTTCAAAAATGAATTCATAACGTCCTTTGAAACACCTTTAACATTTCTTCCTAAAGTTCTATTAAATTTATTTATAAAATGCTCTACTAATAAAGGAATATCCTCTACCCTCTCTTTAAGTTCAGGAAGACTTAATGTAATTACATTAAGTCTATAATATAAATCTCTTCTTATTTGTTTCTTTTCAATAGCTTCTTCAGGAGAGACATTAATAGCAGCAATAATTCTAACATCTACATCAATTGTCTTTACTGCCCCCACTCTTCTTATGCTCCCATCTTGTATCACTCTAAGAAGCTTTGCCTGTAAATCTAAAGGCATCGAATTAATTTCATCCAAAAAAAGTGTTCCACCATTTGCAAGTTCAAATAGTCCTGGTCTATCCTCTGCGCCAGTAAAGCTACCTTTGACAGTTCCAAACAATATACTTTCTAGCAGACCAGATGGTAATGCTGCACAATTTTGAGCAATAAAAGGCTTATTTTTTCTAGAACTTGCATTATGAATCGACTGAACAAAAAGTTCCTTTCCTGTTCCTGTTTTACCATATATCAAAACTGGAGATGATACCAAAGAAGCCTTTAAAGCTAAAGTTTTAAGTCTTAGCATTTTCTCACTTGTACCAATTATATCTACAAAAGTATATTTAGCTGTTTGTTTATTTTTATTAGACTTTCTTCCTTCACCCTTAAAAAGTTCCTTCTGAAGATCTACAATTTTCTCAGATAATCTTTTAACTTGAGTAATATCTTTAGATATTTCCAATGCTCCAATTATTTTACCATTTGCCTTTATTGGCAAGGATGTATTAATTGTAGTAATCTTATCACCTTTATAATTTACAAAAGTTTGCTCAACATTAAATATAGGCTGTCCAGTCTTAATTACCTTTAAAAGTGTACTAGTCTCATAAGTCAGTGAAGGATATATTTCTAATATATGCCTTCCAATAGCTTTATCTCTTTCTATTTCATCTAGTCTTTGTGCTGCTTTATTATAATAAACAATATTGCCTCTACTATCTATAATATGAATGCCCTCATCTAGATAATCTAGTATTTCAAAAATGTTTTCTCTAAAAAAAAGCTTTCTCACCTAATCTCCCCCCCACCGCCGAATTTTCGGCTTTAAGTGCCAAATATTAGGCACTCTATGAGTGCCTAATAAGTATTATTATTTTACATTAATCATTATACTACAATTAGAATATTTTGTCTGCTATCATTCCACCAAATACTACCCCTAACACACCTATAACTCCAGCTAAAACTGGTGGTGCAGGAAGAGGTAATTTAAACTTCTTAAAGATAGCACCTAAAACTGTTCCTGCTAATGTAGCTTTTATAATTAACATTATATCCATACTACCACTTACCTTTCTCTAATTTTTTACTAAAGTTGCACCTAACCAAACTCCAAATATACCCATAAATGCAGGTATATTAGGTGGAGCAGGTAAAGGGAATTTTAAAACCTTAAATACAACACCTACTAGCATTCCTGTAGCTAATGATAAGGCTATTTCCTTTATTTTAAATTTTGACATTTTCTTTCTACCTCCTTACATATCAAATACCTTAACTGTTAAAACATTTAATATTTCAGAAACAAAAACTTTTATAACATTGAGTATATACATATTACCTAAAATCTCATTTCTCTCAAACTGTCTAATAAAGAGTTTATTGTTGTATTCATAGAAATCACTACAAAAATTATAAAGGTAACTAAAAAGCTTATATGGTTCTTTAAACCTTATAGCTTCTTCCATTACCTTTTCTAAATCTAAGATCTGAAATATTAATTTTTTTCCTTCAACCAAGTTAAAAGACATATCTTTTAAATTATTATCTATCCTATAACCTTCTCTTTCTAATATAGAATTTATATTATTAGCTCTTTCATAAACATAGCTAACAAAAAAATAAGGGTTATCTATAGTGTTAATAACAGCTAAATCTAGAGGAATACTTATATTTCTCTTGGTAGTTTTAGACAGCGCCCAAAAACTAAATCTCTTTTCACCTATTAAACCTTTAATGTTTTCATTAAACCTCTTTTTCCCATTTTGTAGTGAGATATTACCAACCTCAATAATTTCACCTTTAGTATTATAACATAAATTTTTCAAATGTCCATAAGGAAATATATTAATTATATGGTTAAAAGTTCCCAAATCTATTAATCTATCATTTTTGATTGTATTGATTAGGTGAACTGTATTGCCTTTTAATCTTAGAATATTCAAAAGTGCATATGCATAAATCCTAGCTCTATTAATGTCATTTTGATTTGATAGATCATCTAATATTAGATGTAATAAATAACTTTGGCTCTTATCTTTTTTTAATATATCTACACCATTTCTTAGTATCATATCGCCAATTTTAATTATCCAAGTATCATCTAAATAAAAATTTATAAAACCTGGTCCTGCAACTTCAATTTTATTTACACACAATAAGCTTTTATCAAGTCTTTTTGCAATAATTTCGGCTATTTCTCTAGGAGATTTTTTTAAATATGAACTTAATTTTAATGATACATTGGTTGATAAGTCCCCAAAGTTTGGATCTTCAGGAATTGTAACATCAAAATCTATATTAAAATCCAAATTTTCTTCTTTTAAAGTTTTAATTATATTAATTTTAAACGAATCTATTATATCGTTTATTTTTTTCATAACAACCCCTCTAACTAATATCTATAGTTAATTGATTATTACTCTCTACTGTATTTGAAATAACTAGTTTATATGATAATTTAATACTTCCTTTACCTAAATCTGAAATATCAATTTCAATTTTATTTGTCGTAACTTCCATATCAAAATCTCCATATTGTGTATGATAAGCTGTTTTATGTTTTTTACCCTTTTCAAATATTAATTTTGAATTGCTAGTTCCAAATCTCTTCATAAGCACCTTATCATCCTGTATTTTTAAAGTTGTTGTAGCCCCTTCCATACCAGAAATTTCTGTTTCCTCATACACTAAGTAATATGATCCCTTCTTCTTATAGAATTTGCCTTCTGTTATCAATTCTATCGTGTTATCTTCACCATCTAAATTCTTTTGTATCCCTTTTATTTTTAATACTACGTCCTTCATATTTTCCAACCTTTCTAAAGATTTTCTATGTTGACCTTCTCTATAGACTGAATTTCTCTTCTCAAGAAATTGCCACCTATTCTTCTAAACTTTTCTGGATCATCACTAACATAAAACTTATACTTTGGTTTATCTGTAGAATCCTTTAACATATCATTTGAAATCAGCATTTCTTTAACAGTCTTGGCTGTTTCAAACGCTGGATTAACTAAAGAAACTTCTTTACCCATAACCTTGCTTAATGTATATCTCAATATTGGATAATGCGTACATCCTAATACTAAGGTATCTATATTATGTTCCTTCAATTCCATTAGATATTTCTCAGCTGCTAACATAGCAACATCTGTATCTTCCCAGCCTTCTTCTACTATTTGCACAAATAATGGACAAGCAACCCCTATTACCTCACTCGATTTATCCATATTTCTAATTAAAGTCTGATAAGCTTCACTATTTATAGTACCGGAAGTACCTATTACTCCTATTTTATTGTTTCTTGTTGCAGATATTGCCGCTTTAGCTCCAGGCTCAATCACTCCAATAATTGGTACATCAAATTTTTCCCTTGCAGATTCTAATGCTATCGCACTAGCTGTATTACACGCTATTACTATAGCCTTTATATTCTTACTCAAAAGAAATTTTATACACTGAAATGAATATTTTATTACTGTTTCTTTAGATCTAGTTCCATAAGGTATTCTTGCAGTGTCTCCAAAATATATTATATCTTCATTTGGAAGCTGTTCCATAATTTCCTTTAAAACTGTAAGTCCTCCTATACCTGAATCAAAAACCCCTATAGGCCTGTTATCCATATTTTACCTCCTGTTTTTTAAAGTTGCCAGCTGCCAGGGTACAGTTACCAGTATTCCAGTCCCCTGTCCTCTGTCCTCTATTCTCTATTCTCTATTCACTAATTCCAGTACCCAGTACCCAGCACCCAGTACCTAGTACCCAGTACCTAGTATCCAGTACCTATATAAATATTATATGTTAAAAACTATAAATATCAAAAGAAAATACAGGGAGATTAAACTCCCTGCACCATATTTTTCTCTGCTATCTCTATAGCCTTCCTCACTATATTACCACAATCCCTTGAAGATACTGCTCCCCATCCTTCTTTTTTTACTATATCATATAATCCTAACTGTTTTGAAATTTCCTCTTTTAATTTACTTGACATCAAACCTTTTTTAGCCATGATGTTCCTCCCTAGGCTGGAGTCGATGGCATATACCATCTACTAATATTTTTTGTAATATAATAAATTTTATTATTTTTATTTTTTCCAATATTCAATTTTAAATCATCAAAATTCCATTTTCATCTCTTATTACTTTAAGTATTTTTTCTTCTTTACCTGTTTCAGCATTTATATATACTATGAAGTTAGAACCCTTATACTTACCTTTAAACTCATAGCATAAAACTTCTTTTATTCCATTCTTTGGTATTAACGCTAGTCTTACATTTTCAATATCAAAATCTAGTTTTACCTTGTCTCTCGCTTGCTCTTCTGTAAGTTTAGGCTTTGGTAAATCTCTATCGTAATGGCTTTTTAGATATGCAGCTGCATCAAATCCTACTATCTCTCCATTGTCTAATGCTACCTTTACTTTTATGTTATCTGCATATACCGTAACATTATTGTCTTTATATGCAAAATTAAATAATACGACTCCATCAAATTTTAATGAGTAGTTAGGTTCCATGCCCTTATAACCTTTTTCTTCTAAAAACTTTTTAGCATATTTTAATGCATCATTAACAGAAAGTTTTTTTCTATCTACAGGCCTAGGATTCATCATCCATATTACTTTACCACCCTTTTTACTTACACTTATATAAATAGCTCTTTCCTTACTCGCATTTTCTGGAGATATACTAAATGTATATGCACTTATATTTGCTGCATTGCTCTTCTTTCCTTCTTCAAACTTAGTTATTTTCCTTACTTTTTTAACACCTATAAATTTTTTTGCTATATCTTTTGCTTCGCTGACACTTACAACCTTTCCTCCTAAACCTCTTGGTTTTACATTAAGAACTTGGTCAGAAAAAGGTCCATCGTATATCAATTCTGGGTAATTGTTTGTAATCTTCTCTTCAAATTTGGTTAATCTTGCATCCATAATATTTTCATTTGCCTTATCTAATTGTCTATCTTCACGTCTTCTCACTAAATTAAAATTTAAACGCCCCTTCATAATCTTATTATGTAGGTTCGATAATTCATCTGCTAAATAACTAGCATTATCTTGAAGTGCAAATAGTGCATGTCTTTGTTTACTTGTAATTGGCTTTCCGTCTAAATAAGCCTGTATTAAAGAATAACAATAATCAGCTGCTTGATTAAGAAATTTTTCTGTTTTACTTAAATCTTTATGACTTACAGGCATTTGTGAAAGTTTTTCTTGTGCTGTTAAAGCATTCTGCCAAATTTGTGATAAAAGTAAAATATTTAAATCTTTTGATTCTGCTAAAAGAACTTTAGACAAGTTTACTTGTACATTCTCGACATTGTCTTTCATATCATAAAAAAGCCTCTGATATTCGTTATTCAACATCTGCTTATAGTCATTCTTTGTTTCATATTGAACGAATCCCCATACTAGAACAACTATAAAAGCCAAAGCTAATATCCCTGGTAAAAACCATCTTCTATTTTTCAATAATTTCACCTCCATTTCTATTTGCCAAACCAATGTTTACCAATTTTTACTATAACTTTTCTAGACCATATCCATCTACTTGTAGCTGTAGCAGGATTCCAATAATAAAGGCTACCATATGATGGGTCCCAACCATTCATAGCATCTCTTGCAGCTCGTATTGAATCCTTATCTGGTGTTAAATTTATCTGCCCATCACTAACAGCTGTAAAAGCTCCAGGTTGATAGATAACACTCGCTATAGTATTTGGAAAAGATGGATGTTCAACCCTATTTAATATTACTGCAGCAACTGCCACTTTGCCTATATAAGGCTCTCCTCTTGCTTCGCCATGTACGGCTCTTGCTAATAGATATACATTATCATCTCTTGTTACTTTTCTAGCTGCACCTCTAGTAGCACGCTTAAAACTAATACCAAGTGCAGCAGCTGTTCGAGGTCCTACAACACCATCTACCTTTAGACCATTTTTTCTTTGAAATCTACGAACTGCTCTATACGTTCCAGCACCATATATACCATCTACTCTTCCCGTATAATAACCCCATTTAAGTAATCTAGATTGAACTTGTTTTACGTCACTTCCCCTAGAACCCCAATATAAAACTCTAGTTATCGCATAAGCTTTATAATCTGACATAACACTTGTATCGATATAGGATGTATATACAGAAAAAAATATCAACGTAAATATACTCAATAGCAAAACTAATTTTTTCAATTAATTTCCTCCTCTCTAGATCTTTTTTATCTAAGTGTTAATATTTTCTGTAGTAATATAGGCAATTATTCAAAAAAAATACGACCTAAGGTCGCTTTGATATTACAATAGTGAACAGTTGCCAGAGAACAGAGAACAGAAATCAGTTGCCAGAGATCAGTTACCAGTTGCCAGACCGCAGTATCCCTGTTCCCTTTGCCCTGTTCCCTGCCGTGTGATCCCTGTTACACTTTACATTTTTAAATTTTTCTATCCAGTACCCAGCACCTAGTACCCAGTACCCAGCCCTACAAGCATCTTTGCAAGTCTTAATTTACTCTTTTCAAGAAGCTCAACTACTTTAAATTTAAGTTTCAAAGGTACTTCTCGTTCATTATTAGCATTTATTATCATGTTATATTCTTCTTCTGTTAATACTCCTTTTAACTCTTGTTTTATTTTGTTATTTGTGATTCCATGAGTAATATCGATAAAGCATAATGGCGGAAACATAACGCACCACCAATTTTTACCTTTACCTTCTCCTATTACAACTCTAACAGCTTGATATTTGCCTGCTGGTAAAGTGAAGTTGCCATATGATTTTGTAGGAAAATCATACTCTCCAAATTGCACACTTACATCATAATTCTTACCTAATTTTTTAATCTGCTTTTCTGCTATGTACTCAATTTTATCTAAATTGTCTAAAATAATTTTTTTGCTTTCATCTAATGAAGATACTTTTCCAAATTTTGAATTCATTTCATTAATTATTGCATCTCTAACTTTAAGTTTTAATTGCTGGTCTTCTGGAGAATCACTATTAGCTATTACATGGAAACGTATTAATTTATTTCTATAGCTTTCTCTATTTTTATATACATCACTTAAAAAAAATATACCACTAACAATAAGCAATATAAATATTAATGCAAAAGATAATATTTTTTTATAACGCACCATTTATAATACCTCCTGTACTAGGCAAATTATCCAGCTACTATAAGTATTAACTGTTTTTTTCTTTTTTAAACATACCTTGAAGCATTATTACTTATTCATTCCAATTCTTCTTATCTTAGCCTTTACATTAACTTTTATATTTACTTCTGGGAATACATCATCCCAATCATCTTTAACTTTATCCCAAATATCTGGCTTAAATTTGCTTAAATAATCTCCAATTCCAATTACATCTGCCTTAAATTCTTTCTGTATTTTTTTTATAGTACCCTCGATTTCATTTTTTACCTTATTTTCAATCATTCCTTCCAATTTTCTTAATAATTTATCATCTAAAACATCTTTAGAAGTTTTAAGCTTGTATTGTTGTAGTACACCTTCCATACTCACATTTATATTCACTACTATTTGTCCATTCTCTATCTTGCCAGTCTTTTTAGCTACTGAATCCGTAACAGAGTATGATATTATAGCATTATCATTTATTAAATCTATATCTTCAGAAGTAACTTCATCAGTTATAAACATTACACTTCTGTTTTCTATTTCACCAAGCCACCCTACAAGCCTATAATCTCTAATAACAGCAGCTCCTGCAACTTTTATCTCATTTTTAGTAGGTACTATTCTTGGTATTAAAGCACACTTACAATCATGTAAACTAGGTAAGATATCTCCAATAGTTTTTGGAGTAAATCTAGAGCTCTTTTCTTTTGCTTTAGATAAACCTGTCAGATATGTTCCTGTAACTGGCTCTAAACTTGGCTCTATTTCTATAACCTCTTTTGCTTCTCCTTGAGATATAAAAACACCTACTTTTCTGCCGATTTCATGAGTTCTCTCAAGCTCATCAAATATCTGTTTAAATGTATCACTATCCCTAGCAACTTTTTCTCCAATAATTATTGCCTTAGTATGTCCAAAAAACATTGTTTTATTAGATCTTGTTGTCAGTGCATTAGAAACATGAAATATATTTTGTCCCATACTACTTAAAATAAATCTTGGTTTTTCACCGCCACCACCTTTTCTAATTGCCTTAACATTGGGAAAAACAAAAGTTATGGTGAATTTATTATATCCACTTTCTTTTTTCTCAAGCTCTCCTCCATCTCCATGCACATCTACTCCTATTGCTGAAATAAAAGCTCTGTCATTTATTTCAACTTTGTCCCAACATCCTGTCAATAATATAATACACATAAAAATAATAATTATTTTTTTTAGTTTAACCATTATTGGCAGCTCCCTTCTTCCTTTTCCTGATAAGTGCTACAATCAAGTAACCAGTAGGTATAAATACAACTACAAAAGTTCCTAAGTAATTAGTAAACTTTTCCATAGAATCATAAACTGATGCTATATTATCAGGAACCAAAGAAAATATATAAATAAAAGGAAGTATTGGTAATACAAAGTATTTATGCTCTCTTAATCTAAATAATTTGCACAAAATTAAAGCAGCAGAATAATAAAATGGTGATAAAGATGCAAATACAGATAAAACCCAAAGCCCCATCACAATACCCTCTATGTTTTCAATAAAAGCTCCTGGCAAATCTATTGTTTTCATAAGAGATAATGTTGGCCATAGTAAATGTTTTGTTTCATTTTCTCCAAATCTGCTTAATGCCACTACAAAAAAAGCTATATAAACTAAAGTTACAATTCCTATTGATAAAATATTAAATTTCATAAGATTTTCAGTATCTTTGACATAAGCTGAAACAAGTAATATCAATTCATAGCCCATAAAGCTAAAAAAAGTTATATGTACAGATTTAATAATATCTAACGGATTTGTTCTAAAAATTGGTAATAGATTAGTAAAATCTAAATCTGGAATTAAAGATAATAGTAATAAAAATACTGGTATAACAACTATAGGCAGTATTAACTCTGCCATCCTAGCTAATCCTTCTATTCCTCCTCTTACTAAATATGCACTAACTAAAAGCATTGAAATTATAATAATTTCTGTTGGAGTATCATCTAATAGAAACATTTTAACAACTTCTGCAAAAATTCTTACTTCAAAAGCAGAAAATATAACAAAATACATAAATAATATAATTGAAATGGTATTAGATATAGGAGTTGTAATTAACTCTCTTCCAAACTCCACTACAGTTTT
Proteins encoded in this window:
- the ablA gene encoding lysine 2,3-aminomutase, translated to MVNFRDIELWKNVTDEEWNDWRWQVKNRITDVEDLKKIINLTEEEEKDIRETLEKFRMGITPYYASLMDKDDPNCPVRMQAVPTIMETHTSSADMLDPLHEDTDSPVPGLTHRYPDRVLLLITDQCSMYCRHCTRRRFAGHQDAAMPMDRIEAAIEYIKKTPQVRDVLLSGGDALLVSDERLEAIIKKLREIPHVEVIRIGSRTPVVLPQRITDDLVNMLKKYHPIWLNTHFNHPKEITEESRKAIERLANAGIPLGNQSVLLRGVNDCVHVMRKLVHELVKIRVRPYYIYQCDLSMGIEHFRTSVSKGIEIIEGLRGHTSGYAVPTFVVDAPGGGGKIPVMPNYVVSMSPNKVILRNFEGVITTYTEPEDYKSGCNCPVCRGEKEHKLTGVAGLLQGNDIALEPTKLERRERAENRE
- a CDS encoding zinc-binding dehydrogenase, with translation MKKGCPYGTHRVIEPKGVLPQPALKIDNNMEIYDNEILIDVQTLNIDSASFTQIKEEAGGSLEKIKEIMMNIVNTRGKHQNPVTGSGGMLIGTVEKIGPALEGKTNLKVGDKIATLVSLSLTPLRIDEILEVRKDIDQVDIKGKAILFESGIYAVIPNDIPENLALSVLDVAGAPAQTAKLVKPGDTVLVIGGAGKSGMLCLYEAKKRVGVTGKVICLGHSQKSIERVKQAGLADYYIQADATNATQVMEKIKEVTNGEMVDITINCVNVPNTEMASILATKDDGLIYFFSMATSFTKAALGAEGVGKDVTMIIGNGYTKGHAEIALQIMRESEALRKIYEELYA
- a CDS encoding sigma-54-dependent Fis family transcriptional regulator produces the protein MRKLFFRENIFEILDYLDEGIHIIDSRGNIVYYNKAAQRLDEIERDKAIGRHILEIYPSLTYETSTLLKVIKTGQPIFNVEQTFVNYKGDKITTINTSLPIKANGKIIGALEISKDITQVKRLSEKIVDLQKELFKGEGRKSNKNKQTAKYTFVDIIGTSEKMLRLKTLALKASLVSSPVLIYGKTGTGKELFVQSIHNASSRKNKPFIAQNCAALPSGLLESILFGTVKGSFTGAEDRPGLFELANGGTLFLDEINSMPLDLQAKLLRVIQDGSIRRVGAVKTIDVDVRIIAAINVSPEEAIEKKQIRRDLYYRLNVITLSLPELKERVEDIPLLVEHFINKFNRTLGRNVKGVSKDVMNSFLKYYWPGNVRELEHVIEGIMTLHDIEEIQLEYLPKPLKETIKKPTNIKPLRETLEETEKNIIYEALKMTDWNITKTSELIGIPRQTLQYKMKKYGLKK
- a CDS encoding DUF1427 family protein, whose amino-acid sequence is MDIMLIIKATLAGTVLGAIFKKFKLPLPAPPVLAGVIGVLGVVFGGMIADKIF
- a CDS encoding XapX domain-containing protein, yielding MSKFKIKEIALSLATGMLVGVVFKVLKFPLPAPPNIPAFMGIFGVWLGATLVKN
- a CDS encoding DALR anticodon-binding domain-containing protein; this encodes MKKINDIIDSFKINIIKTLKEENLDFNIDFDVTIPEDPNFGDLSTNVSLKLSSYLKKSPREIAEIIAKRLDKSLLCVNKIEVAGPGFINFYLDDTWIIKIGDMILRNGVDILKKDKSQSYLLHLILDDLSNQNDINRARIYAYALLNILRLKGNTVHLINTIKNDRLIDLGTFNHIINIFPYGHLKNLCYNTKGEIIEVGNISLQNGKKRFNENIKGLIGEKRFSFWALSKTTKRNISIPLDLAVINTIDNPYFFVSYVYERANNINSILEREGYRIDNNLKDMSFNLVEGKKLIFQILDLEKVMEEAIRFKEPYKLFSYLYNFCSDFYEYNNKLFIRQFERNEILGNMYILNVIKVFVSEILNVLTVKVFDM
- a CDS encoding DUF1934 domain-containing protein, which produces MKDVVLKIKGIQKNLDGEDNTIELITEGKFYKKKGSYYLVYEETEISGMEGATTTLKIQDDKVLMKRFGTSNSKLIFEKGKKHKTAYHTQYGDFDMEVTTNKIEIDISDLGKGSIKLSYKLVISNTVESNNQLTIDIS
- the murI gene encoding glutamate racemase; amino-acid sequence: MDNRPIGVFDSGIGGLTVLKEIMEQLPNEDIIYFGDTARIPYGTRSKETVIKYSFQCIKFLLSKNIKAIVIACNTASAIALESAREKFDVPIIGVIEPGAKAAISATRNNKIGVIGTSGTINSEAYQTLIRNMDKSSEVIGVACPLFVQIVEEGWEDTDVAMLAAEKYLMELKEHNIDTLVLGCTHYPILRYTLSKVMGKEVSLVNPAFETAKTVKEMLISNDMLKDSTDKPKYKFYVSDDPEKFRRIGGNFLRREIQSIEKVNIENL
- a CDS encoding small, acid-soluble spore protein, alpha/beta type gives rise to the protein MAKKGLMSSKLKEEISKQLGLYDIVKKEGWGAVSSRDCGNIVRKAIEIAEKNMVQGV